The stretch of DNA CCGGTGGACTTCGTGGCCGATGCCATGGATCACCTTGCCCACCTGCCCGAGCGCGACGGCGAATGCTTCCATCTGACTGCGGACAAGCATTACAGCCTGGGCCAGGTGGTCAATCTGTTCGCCAGTGTGGCCGACGCACCGAAGATGGCGGTGCGCCTGGACAACAGCCTGTTCCGCTCGATTCCCGGCCTGAGCGCCTTCGGCAAAGGCGTGGGCAACCTGACGCCGTCGAAATACCTGCTGAATCAGGCGCTGGAAAGCCTCGATATTCCCGAGGCCACCCTGAAGTTCCTGACCTACCCGACCACCTACGGCAACAGCACGACCAAGGCAGCGCTGGAAGGCAGCGATATCGAAGCGCCCGAGCTGGAATCCTATGCCCAGGTGCTGTGGGACTACTGGGCCAACCATCTGGACCCGGACCGCGATCACCGCAAGGACGACATGATGCCGCTGCCGACGCTGGAAGAGCGCGTGGATGGCCGCGTCGTGCTGGTCACGGGCGCCACCTCCGGGATTGGCAAGGCGGCGGCATTGAAGCTGGCCCGTGCCGGGGCCCATGTGCTGCTGGTCGCCCGGACGAAGGAAAAGCTCGATGAAACTCTGGAAGAAATCGAGAAACTCGGCGGACGCGCGGAAGCCTACAGCGCCGACGTCTCCGAGCTGGACGATTGCGACCGGCTGGTGGAGCAGGTACTGAAAGACCATGGCCGGGTGGATATCCTGGTCAACAATGCCGGGCGCTCGATCCGCCGCTCTGTGACCCACAGCTATGAGCGCTTCCATGATTTCGAGCGCACCATGCAGCTCAACTACTTCGGCGCCCTGCGTCTGATCATGCGGCTGTTGCCGAGCATGACCGAGCAGCGCAACGGTCACATCATCAATATCTCGTCCATCGGCGTGCTGACCAACGCACCGCGCTTCTCGGCCTATGTGGCCTCCAAAGCAGCGCTGGATGCCTTCAGTCGCTGTGCCGCCTCAGAGCTGGCGCATGAAGGCGTACGTTTCACCACCATCAACATGCCCCTGGTACGCACGCCGATGATCGCGCCCACCAAGATCTACAACCATGTGCCGACCATCAGCCCGAGCCAGGCGGCGGACATGATCTGTGACGCCATCATCCGTCAGCCGAAACGCATCGCCACACAGCTCGGCATCCTCGGTTCCGTCATGCACTTCCTGACGCCCAAGGTGACCGAGACGATCATGAACACGGGCTACAAGCTGTTCTCCGACTCTGCGGCGGCACTGGGCCAGAAGGAGGACACGCCCAAGCGCATCAGTCGCGAACAGCGGGCCTTCTCGCGTCTGTTCAAGGGCATCCACTGGTAAACGGTAAATGGGCTGTTTATTGGCCGCAATGCCCACACCGGTCCCGTTCGGTCATTTGCATGACGGCGGGACCGGCGTAACGTCAGTGCATCATTGCTGAGGAAACTGCCATGCCGAGAACCTTCCCGCTGCGCATGCCGAACCTGCGTCCCAACGCCCGCGAGCTGGCGGGCACTCTGGTACGGCGGCTGGACGCCACACTGTTTCCCGGCTTCAACCTGCGCCGCCGCGTCGCGGGCAAGACGGTACTGATTACCGGCGCCAGTATGGGCATCGGCGAAACCCTGGCCTATCGGCTGGCCGAAGCAGGCGCCCATGTGCTGTTGTCGGCACGCAGCACCGAAACCCTGGAGCAGGTCGCCACGCGCATTCGCGAGAACGGTGGTCAGGTGGACATCTATCCCTGCGATATTGCCAACCTGGAAGACTGCGACCGTATGGCCGCCGAAGTGCTGGCGGAACATCCACGTGTGGACATTCTGGTGAACAATGCCGGGCGCTCGATCCGCCGCCCGGTGGCGCATTCACTGGACCGTTTCCACGATTTCGAGCGCACCATGCAGCTCAACTATTTCGGCGCCATTCGGCTGACCATGGCGCTGCTGCCCCGCATGCGTGAGCAGGGCGGCGCCCAGGTGATCAATATTTCCACCCTCGGCGTACAGACCCTGCCCGCCCGCTTCTCGGCCTACCTGGCCTCAAAGGGGGCTCTGGAG from Isoalcanivorax indicus encodes:
- a CDS encoding SDR family NAD(P)-dependent oxidoreductase translates to MPRTFPLRMPNLRPNARELAGTLVRRLDATLFPGFNLRRRVAGKTVLITGASMGIGETLAYRLAEAGAHVLLSARSTETLEQVATRIRENGGQVDIYPCDIANLEDCDRMAAEVLAEHPRVDILVNNAGRSIRRPVAHSLDRFHDFERTMQLNYFGAIRLTMALLPRMREQGGAQVINISTLGVQTLPARFSAYLASKGALEMWTQVAGNELSHEGIHFSLVNYPLVRTPMIAPTEIYRYTPALTPAQAVDWICQAIITRQKRVAGLPAYIATGLYMALPKLSESIVNTLFQMTPESRAARGMPPHQPGVPDYRDNVQPLRRRRSRLQR
- a CDS encoding SDR family oxidoreductase gives rise to the protein MNYFVTGATGFIGRYLVARLLRREDARIFALVRPGSEYKLDALRKRLNARPEQLVAIKGDMTKKLLGLAKRDRDDLKGQVQQFMHLAAIYDLSRDAEAQQITNIEGTRQALALAGELGAGCFHHVSSVAAGGLYEGTFTEDMFEEAGPLDDPYLFTKHESERLVRETSPVPWRIYRPSMVVGHSRTGEIDKVDGPYYLFKLIQRLHDLLPPWIPLLGIEGGRFNIVPVDFVADAMDHLAHLPERDGECFHLTADKHYSLGQVVNLFASVADAPKMAVRLDNSLFRSIPGLSAFGKGVGNLTPSKYLLNQALESLDIPEATLKFLTYPTTYGNSTTKAALEGSDIEAPELESYAQVLWDYWANHLDPDRDHRKDDMMPLPTLEERVDGRVVLVTGATSGIGKAAALKLARAGAHVLLVARTKEKLDETLEEIEKLGGRAEAYSADVSELDDCDRLVEQVLKDHGRVDILVNNAGRSIRRSVTHSYERFHDFERTMQLNYFGALRLIMRLLPSMTEQRNGHIINISSIGVLTNAPRFSAYVASKAALDAFSRCAASELAHEGVRFTTINMPLVRTPMIAPTKIYNHVPTISPSQAADMICDAIIRQPKRIATQLGILGSVMHFLTPKVTETIMNTGYKLFSDSAAALGQKEDTPKRISREQRAFSRLFKGIHW